In Streptomyces hawaiiensis, one genomic interval encodes:
- a CDS encoding helix-turn-helix domain-containing protein yields the protein MRHRAGGVSVPELIDRERDIAQLIGGGLTNGEIAARPFVSRKTVGYHLSHICQELSLFGRRELRNLVQQDSAFLG from the coding sequence TTGCGCCACCGTGCGGGTGGCGTCTCCGTCCCGGAGCTGATCGACCGCGAGCGCGACATAGCCCAGCTCATCGGCGGTGGGCTCACCAACGGGGAGATCGCCGCACGGCCGTTCGTGAGCAGGAAGACGGTGGGGTACCACCTCAGCCACATCTGCCAAGAACTGTCCCTCTTCGGGCGCCGCGAGCTCCGCAACTTGGTCCAGCAGGACAGTGCCTTCCTCGGGTGA
- a CDS encoding MurR/RpiR family transcriptional regulator: MSRTPNRGRDDSAPAGRRRAEGVGEVSPLELLRTELPDLTGAKLRVAEVILRNPTVAGRSSITWLAQEAQTSAATITRLSTALGFDGFPELRAALAREHGRDMQAGWEKDIGSAITPEDTPAKVLSTLAANQFSAARNATASVDLEAMAQVADRIVSAGRVQLFGEWGDAPPAQELYLRLFRIGIPVWFDDGAYFAQVGASLLGEGDVALVVSRSGESPIAMKFVEVARDHGALTVLITGDPQSPLAAAVDVPLHTGTGTGNSWTDYFAGRSSDSLVGALLWALVAQRVPDRIYDRMNRGDDSGPGARGQDFFKDTMH; this comes from the coding sequence GTGAGCCGCACACCGAACCGGGGCCGGGACGACTCGGCTCCCGCGGGGAGAAGGCGCGCCGAAGGAGTGGGCGAGGTCAGCCCGCTCGAATTGCTGAGAACCGAACTGCCGGACCTCACCGGAGCCAAGCTGCGCGTCGCCGAGGTGATTCTGCGCAATCCCACCGTCGCGGGCCGGAGCTCCATCACGTGGCTCGCGCAGGAGGCCCAGACCTCCGCGGCGACCATCACCCGCCTGTCGACCGCGCTCGGCTTCGACGGATTCCCGGAACTGCGGGCCGCCCTCGCCCGGGAGCACGGACGGGACATGCAGGCGGGCTGGGAGAAGGACATCGGCTCCGCCATCACCCCGGAGGATACTCCCGCGAAGGTGCTCAGCACGCTGGCCGCGAACCAGTTCAGCGCGGCCCGCAACGCGACGGCGTCGGTGGACCTGGAGGCCATGGCACAGGTGGCGGACCGCATCGTGTCGGCCGGCCGCGTGCAGCTCTTCGGCGAGTGGGGGGACGCCCCGCCGGCCCAGGAGCTGTACCTGCGGCTGTTCCGGATCGGCATCCCGGTCTGGTTCGACGACGGCGCCTACTTCGCCCAGGTCGGCGCGAGCCTGCTCGGCGAAGGAGATGTGGCCCTGGTCGTCTCCCGGTCGGGCGAGAGCCCCATCGCCATGAAGTTCGTCGAGGTGGCCCGCGACCACGGCGCACTGACCGTGCTGATCACGGGCGATCCGCAGTCCCCGCTCGCCGCGGCGGTCGATGTGCCCCTGCACACCGGCACCGGAACGGGGAACTCCTGGACGGACTACTTCGCGGGAAGGTCGAGCGACTCCCTGGTCGGCGCCCTTCTGTGGGCGCTGGTAGCCCAGCGGGTCCCCGACCGGATCTACGACCGGATGAACCGGGGTGACGATTCCGGGCCTGGTGCCCGCGGTCAGGACTTCTTCAAGGACACGATGCACTGA
- a CDS encoding ABC transporter substrate-binding protein, with amino-acid sequence MNNRLRLLRTTSVLLGTALTAVSLAACGGGTNDASKPDIVSEEEIQKALDKPTELTVWSWSASLPDVAKAFEKEHPKIKIKVQNVGTGAEQYTKLQNAIKAGSGGPDLATVEYSAIPQFALSGSLVDLHRFEFGSLEKEFTKATWDAVNVNDGLYELPLNAGPMALFYNKKTFDKHDIAVPKTWDEYIDAGRKLHAADPNSYIAADNGNAGLTESLIWAAGGKPFSANGDKVSINLQDAGTKKFATTYQKLIDEKLLSPVAGWSNEWYAGLAKGNIATLLSGAWMGGTLKSGVPDGAGDWRVAPLPTYDGKPASSVNGGGSLAMLKQSEKQLAAAAFLRYVSAGKGADITQATGSFPARTKVLESEKFLAEKDPYFGGQEVNRIFTSSLGAVHEGWQYLPYDVYAISIFNDKVGKAFTGSLTLQEGLNAWQKALVAYGTDQGFAMN; translated from the coding sequence GTGAACAACAGACTTCGCCTGCTCAGAACGACATCCGTGCTCCTCGGCACGGCACTCACCGCGGTGAGTCTGGCCGCATGCGGCGGCGGCACCAACGACGCCTCCAAGCCGGATATCGTCAGCGAGGAGGAGATCCAGAAGGCCCTCGACAAGCCCACGGAGCTCACCGTCTGGAGCTGGTCCGCAAGCCTCCCCGACGTCGCCAAGGCCTTCGAGAAGGAGCACCCGAAGATCAAGATCAAGGTGCAGAACGTCGGCACCGGCGCGGAGCAGTACACGAAGCTCCAGAACGCGATCAAGGCGGGCTCCGGTGGGCCCGACCTAGCCACCGTCGAGTACAGCGCGATACCGCAGTTCGCCCTGTCCGGCTCGCTGGTCGACCTGCACAGGTTCGAGTTCGGCAGCCTGGAGAAGGAATTCACCAAGGCCACCTGGGACGCCGTAAACGTCAACGACGGCCTCTACGAGCTTCCTCTCAACGCCGGCCCGATGGCGCTCTTCTACAACAAGAAGACCTTCGACAAGCACGACATCGCTGTGCCGAAGACCTGGGACGAGTACATTGACGCGGGCCGCAAGCTGCACGCCGCCGATCCGAACAGCTACATCGCTGCGGACAACGGCAACGCCGGCCTCACCGAAAGCCTCATCTGGGCGGCCGGCGGAAAGCCCTTCAGCGCCAACGGCGACAAGGTGAGCATCAACCTCCAGGACGCCGGCACCAAGAAGTTCGCCACGACCTATCAGAAGCTCATCGACGAGAAGCTGCTGTCACCCGTCGCCGGCTGGAGCAACGAGTGGTACGCGGGCCTGGCCAAGGGCAACATCGCCACGCTGCTGTCCGGAGCTTGGATGGGGGGCACGCTGAAGTCCGGCGTGCCCGACGGGGCCGGTGACTGGCGGGTGGCCCCTCTGCCCACGTACGACGGGAAGCCGGCGAGTTCCGTGAACGGCGGCGGCAGCCTGGCGATGCTGAAGCAGAGCGAGAAGCAGCTCGCCGCCGCGGCCTTCCTGCGGTACGTGAGCGCCGGCAAGGGCGCGGACATCACCCAGGCGACGGGTTCCTTCCCGGCCCGCACGAAGGTGCTCGAGTCCGAGAAGTTCCTCGCTGAGAAGGACCCGTACTTCGGCGGCCAGGAAGTGAACCGCATCTTCACCTCCTCGCTCGGCGCCGTGCACGAGGGCTGGCAGTACCTTCCCTACGACGTCTACGCCATCAGCATCTTCAACGACAAGGTGGGCAAGGCGTTCACCGGATCGCTCACGCTGCAGGAGGGCCTGAACGCCTGGCAGAAGGCGCTGGTCGCGTACGGCACCGACCAGGGATTCGCCATGAACTGA
- a CDS encoding carbohydrate ABC transporter permease, whose amino-acid sequence MLTANPNPNPVHTEAAHAAPDSRRTQPPARRVRRRQPDGGSKKPRRSVLLTVLMTLPLLYSLMPLVWLAINSTKSREQLFSTFGLWFGDDFALWDNIVGVLTYNDGIYLRWLANTVLYVAVGAIGATLLAALAGYGLAKYEFPGRRAFLAVVVGAVAVPSTALAVPAFLLFGELGLTNTPWAVLIPLLVTPFGLFLLYSYANEAVPNEILDAARVDGAGEFRIFFTMALRLLSPALVSIFLLEVVSAWNNYFLPLIMLNDPSWFPMTVGLNQWNNQAATADGEVITHLVITGSFLTIIPLIIIFLVLQRFWRSGLAAGSTKG is encoded by the coding sequence ATGCTCACCGCGAACCCGAACCCGAACCCGGTCCACACCGAGGCCGCCCACGCGGCGCCCGACAGTCGGCGCACCCAGCCACCGGCCCGCCGCGTCAGGCGCCGGCAGCCCGACGGCGGATCGAAGAAGCCGCGCCGCTCGGTCCTGCTGACCGTGCTGATGACGCTTCCGCTCCTCTACAGCCTGATGCCGCTCGTCTGGCTCGCGATCAACTCGACCAAGTCACGCGAGCAGCTCTTCTCCACGTTCGGGCTCTGGTTCGGCGACGACTTCGCCCTGTGGGACAACATCGTCGGTGTCCTCACGTACAACGACGGCATCTACCTACGGTGGCTCGCCAACACGGTGCTGTACGTGGCGGTCGGCGCCATCGGGGCGACCCTCCTGGCGGCACTCGCCGGATACGGACTGGCCAAGTACGAGTTTCCCGGCCGGCGCGCCTTCCTGGCCGTCGTCGTGGGAGCCGTCGCCGTACCGAGCACGGCACTGGCGGTGCCCGCCTTCCTGCTCTTCGGCGAACTCGGCCTGACGAACACGCCCTGGGCGGTCCTGATCCCGCTCCTTGTCACCCCGTTCGGCCTGTTCCTCCTGTACAGCTACGCCAACGAGGCCGTACCGAACGAGATCCTCGACGCCGCCCGCGTCGACGGCGCGGGCGAGTTCCGCATCTTCTTCACCATGGCGCTGCGCCTGCTCTCCCCCGCGCTCGTCTCCATCTTCCTGCTGGAAGTGGTGAGCGCCTGGAACAACTACTTCCTGCCGCTCATCATGCTCAACGACCCCTCGTGGTTCCCGATGACCGTCGGCCTGAACCAGTGGAACAACCAGGCGGCCACCGCCGACGGCGAGGTCATCACCCACCTCGTCATCACGGGCTCGTTCCTGACCATCATCCCGCTGATCATCATCTTCCTCGTTCTTCAGCGCTTCTGGCGCTCCGGCCTGGCCGCCGGCAGCACGAAGGGCTGA
- a CDS encoding DeoR/GlpR family DNA-binding transcription regulator, which translates to MSGRTQDARISMVLTLLARRGELQVRLLPAMLRVSGATVRRDLAVMEETGLIRRSYGKIAAARRDGELPVSLRRSRNVEAKRRIGALASSLIPSRPLTVALGGGSTVGFVARSLAGRSGLTVVTNSLDTASSLMARQVVDVVVTGGTARPLSNDLVGKAAEKTLRSYRFDFAVVGADGLGPEFGPTRYSSRGAEIDRVMLEQAEHGIVVVDSSKLGRVQQAKTADMRSIDTVVTDSQANAEMVAALRRIGVHTTLVMIPAGVASSRMRSA; encoded by the coding sequence ATGAGTGGCCGAACACAGGATGCGCGCATCTCCATGGTCCTGACCCTTCTCGCGCGACGGGGAGAGCTACAGGTTCGTCTGCTGCCCGCGATGCTCCGCGTCTCCGGGGCCACCGTCCGCAGGGACTTGGCAGTGATGGAGGAGACGGGGCTCATTCGGCGGTCGTACGGCAAGATTGCCGCGGCGCGCCGCGACGGGGAACTGCCCGTGAGCCTGCGCCGCTCGCGGAACGTCGAGGCGAAGCGCCGCATCGGGGCCCTGGCCTCCTCGCTCATTCCGTCCCGCCCTCTCACCGTGGCGCTCGGCGGCGGCAGTACCGTGGGCTTCGTCGCCAGGAGTCTGGCCGGCCGGTCGGGTCTGACGGTCGTCACGAACAGCCTCGACACGGCGTCGTCGCTCATGGCGCGGCAGGTGGTCGATGTCGTGGTCACCGGTGGTACCGCGCGACCGCTGTCCAACGACCTTGTCGGAAAAGCCGCCGAGAAGACTCTGCGCTCCTACCGGTTCGATTTCGCGGTGGTCGGTGCGGACGGGCTCGGCCCGGAGTTCGGGCCCACCAGGTACAGCTCGCGCGGTGCCGAGATCGACCGCGTCATGCTGGAACAGGCGGAGCACGGCATCGTGGTCGTCGACAGTTCGAAACTGGGCCGGGTGCAGCAGGCGAAGACCGCCGACATGAGATCCATCGACACCGTCGTCACCGACTCGCAGGCGAACGCGGAGATGGTGGCCGCGCTCCGCCGGATCGGCGTCCACACGACGCTCGTGATGATTCCGGCCGGCGTCGCGAGCTCACGTATGCGCTCGGCCTGA
- a CDS encoding Gfo/Idh/MocA family protein, producing MAVGSRDAERALTFADRYGIPAAYGSYEELLADDDVDIVYIASPHSGHHDQALQAIEAGRHVLLEKAFTRNAREAAHVIEAARERGVFLMEAMWTRFLPHIDAVRQVLESGLLGEVQTVMADHVLPGKPNPTHRHFDPDQAGGALLDLGVYPVAFAHRVLRPFASVTAVGTKAFTGVDGQASIIVTGESGVHGVLNTSLFARTPTKASISGTRARLEIDGHFYAPAAVHLISPDHEMLDTFTPELIEGGLCYEAAEAARCIAAGRRRRRPDRGTTVSVHSSWDGGVRDWTVQGSPGGDPV from the coding sequence GTGGCGGTCGGGTCGCGCGACGCCGAGCGGGCCCTCACCTTTGCGGACCGGTACGGCATCCCGGCGGCCTACGGCAGCTACGAGGAACTTCTCGCCGACGACGACGTGGACATCGTCTACATCGCGTCGCCGCATTCCGGTCACCACGATCAGGCCTTGCAGGCGATCGAGGCCGGCCGACACGTGCTGCTGGAAAAGGCGTTCACCCGAAACGCTCGCGAGGCCGCGCACGTGATCGAGGCCGCCCGGGAGCGGGGCGTGTTCCTCATGGAGGCGATGTGGACGCGCTTCCTACCGCACATCGACGCCGTACGCCAGGTCCTCGAGTCGGGGCTGCTCGGTGAGGTGCAGACGGTCATGGCCGACCACGTTCTGCCCGGGAAGCCGAACCCGACGCACCGTCACTTCGACCCCGACCAGGCCGGCGGCGCCCTGCTCGACCTGGGCGTCTACCCGGTTGCCTTCGCCCACAGGGTGCTGCGCCCCTTCGCGTCCGTTACTGCCGTGGGTACGAAGGCTTTCACCGGCGTCGACGGGCAGGCCTCGATCATCGTCACGGGTGAGTCGGGGGTGCACGGCGTGTTGAACACGTCGCTCTTCGCCCGCACTCCGACGAAGGCGTCGATCTCGGGTACACGTGCTCGCTTGGAAATCGATGGCCACTTCTACGCACCGGCGGCCGTGCACCTCATCAGCCCCGACCACGAGATGCTCGACACCTTCACTCCCGAGCTGATCGAGGGCGGGCTGTGCTACGAGGCTGCCGAAGCGGCCCGCTGCATCGCCGCCGGCCGACGTCGACGCCGACCCGACCGCGGTACGACGGTGAGCGTCCACAGCTCGTGGGATGGGGGAGTGCGGGACTGGACCGTCCAGGGTTCGCCAGGTGGTGATCCAGTGTGA
- a CDS encoding ATP-binding protein has product MYVTDTGRTSDHGARHAEEGVRRLAEQFRHPGAADVIRPLDHSAEAVATARRMVEGLLGRLKVAEVDTVVLVVSELVTNAIEHALPPLALHLRRDPIAQQVWVGVSDGGPASHHGPWTTSCTDDEHGRGLGIVEALTDGQGTLIRADGMATHWVTVST; this is encoded by the coding sequence ATGTACGTCACGGACACCGGCAGGACCAGTGATCATGGCGCGAGGCATGCCGAAGAGGGTGTTCGTCGTCTCGCCGAGCAGTTCCGCCACCCCGGGGCGGCAGACGTGATCCGCCCGCTCGATCACTCCGCGGAGGCCGTTGCCACGGCCCGGCGCATGGTGGAGGGATTGCTGGGTCGCCTGAAGGTCGCCGAGGTCGACACGGTGGTGCTCGTCGTCTCCGAACTGGTGACCAACGCTATCGAGCACGCTCTGCCTCCACTGGCCCTGCACCTGCGTCGTGATCCGATCGCGCAGCAGGTGTGGGTGGGAGTCTCCGACGGCGGACCCGCGTCGCACCACGGTCCGTGGACCACCTCATGCACTGATGACGAGCACGGCAGGGGCCTCGGAATCGTCGAGGCGCTCACCGACGGCCAGGGCACGCTCATTCGTGCGGACGGCATGGCCACGCATTGGGTCACCGTCTCCACGTGA
- a CDS encoding glycoside hydrolase family 35 protein: protein MDTTPMPELTITDTDFRIGDEPLQIISGSLHYFRIHPGQWADRLRKARLMGLNTVDVYVPWNLHQPHRGSPLTMEEGLDLPRFLDLAAAEGLYVLLRPGPFICAEWEAGGLPAWLLTEPDIRLRTSDPRYLEPVERYFEQLLPLMRPHLATQGGPVIAVQVENEYGASGLRDTAYLECLVAALRAGGVDVPLFTSDQAGDLADGGLPDILRTVNFSGNAMKNLATLREHQPAGPLMCAEFWSGWFDRWGGGHETRSAAAKAESLDEMLSSGASVNIYMVHGGTNFGFTNGANDKGRYRPTVTSYDYDSPLDEAGDPTEKYWLFRDTIAKYAPLAAEPVPAAGPKLALEGIRLTEHASLLAQASRLGAPRRATTPPTMEELGQNFGFVLYETVLPSAGAGMLRTAGVHDRAQVFVDGQPIGTLERESEETALSLRSPAPNARLSILVENQGRVNYGPRLRDWKGIAGPVTFKGDTLTGWTVTPLPLTALDGLSYEGQDIEPGPAFHRGTFDVPQVADSFLHLPGWSKGNAWINGFALGRYWSRGPQRSLYMPGPVLREGANEIVLLELHGVGDPVAHLRQTADLGFPE from the coding sequence ATGGACACCACACCCATGCCCGAACTGACCATCACCGACACGGATTTCCGCATCGGCGACGAACCACTGCAGATCATCTCCGGCAGCCTGCACTACTTCAGGATCCACCCCGGACAATGGGCCGACCGGCTGCGCAAGGCACGCCTGATGGGCCTGAACACGGTCGACGTCTACGTGCCGTGGAACCTCCACCAGCCGCACCGGGGCAGCCCCCTCACCATGGAGGAGGGACTGGACCTGCCCCGGTTCCTGGACCTGGCCGCCGCGGAGGGCCTGTACGTACTGCTCAGGCCCGGCCCGTTCATCTGTGCCGAGTGGGAGGCCGGCGGCCTGCCGGCCTGGCTGCTGACAGAACCCGACATACGACTGCGCACCTCCGACCCTCGCTACCTGGAGCCGGTGGAGCGGTACTTCGAGCAGCTGCTGCCGCTGATGCGCCCCCACCTCGCGACCCAGGGCGGCCCGGTGATCGCCGTCCAGGTCGAGAACGAGTACGGGGCCTCGGGACTGCGGGACACCGCCTACCTGGAGTGTCTGGTCGCCGCGCTCCGCGCGGGCGGCGTCGACGTCCCGCTGTTCACATCGGACCAGGCGGGCGACCTCGCCGACGGTGGTCTGCCGGACATCCTGCGGACCGTGAACTTCAGTGGCAACGCCATGAAGAACCTCGCGACCCTGCGCGAGCACCAGCCCGCGGGCCCGCTCATGTGCGCGGAGTTCTGGTCGGGCTGGTTCGACAGGTGGGGCGGCGGGCACGAGACCCGGTCGGCCGCGGCGAAGGCCGAGTCCCTGGACGAGATGCTGTCGTCCGGGGCCTCCGTGAACATCTACATGGTGCACGGCGGCACCAACTTCGGCTTCACCAACGGCGCCAACGACAAGGGACGTTATCGGCCCACCGTCACGTCGTACGACTACGATTCCCCGCTCGACGAGGCCGGAGACCCCACCGAGAAGTACTGGCTCTTCCGCGACACGATCGCCAAGTACGCGCCCCTGGCCGCGGAACCGGTGCCCGCGGCAGGACCCAAGCTCGCCCTCGAAGGCATCCGGCTCACCGAACACGCCTCGCTGCTGGCGCAGGCGAGCCGGCTCGGCGCCCCGCGGCGAGCGACGACGCCCCCGACGATGGAAGAGCTGGGCCAGAACTTCGGGTTCGTCCTGTACGAGACGGTGCTGCCGAGCGCAGGTGCGGGCATGCTCCGTACGGCAGGGGTACACGACCGTGCCCAGGTCTTCGTGGACGGGCAGCCGATCGGCACCCTGGAGCGGGAGAGCGAGGAGACCGCCCTCAGTCTGAGGTCGCCGGCCCCGAACGCCAGGCTCTCGATCCTCGTCGAGAACCAGGGGCGGGTGAACTACGGTCCCCGTCTTCGGGACTGGAAGGGAATCGCGGGACCGGTCACCTTCAAGGGGGACACCCTGACCGGCTGGACCGTCACGCCGCTGCCCCTGACGGCCCTCGACGGCCTGTCGTACGAGGGTCAGGACATCGAGCCCGGCCCGGCCTTCCACCGGGGTACCTTCGACGTGCCCCAGGTCGCTGACTCGTTCCTCCACCTTCCGGGCTGGAGCAAGGGCAACGCCTGGATCAACGGGTTCGCGCTCGGCCGCTACTGGTCACGGGGTCCGCAGCGTTCTCTGTACATGCCCGGGCCGGTGCTGCGCGAGGGAGCCAACGAGATCGTTCTGCTCGAACTGCACGGCGTCGGCGACCCGGTGGCCCATCTGCGCCAGACGGCGGACCTCGGTTTTCCCGAGTGA
- a CDS encoding FAD-dependent oxidoreductase, whose protein sequence is MQRLSVDTDVTVVGGGLAGVAAAIGAARTGARVALINNRPVLGGNASSEVRVWVCGATAHGAQKYARETGVMGELFRENQYRNPEGNPFLWDQVVLDAVRAEPNIRLYLNTDVREVEADGSDDRRTVRAVTGWQMGSERIIRFSARMFVDATGDGLVGALAGAWHRTGREAAHEYGEEWAPDQPDSEMLGSTMFFYTKDTGEPVRFVPPSIAKDVAATSIVRRRPIRANANGCDYWWIEYGGDRDVVADHEEIRDELWAVIYGIWDHIKNSGEFDADTLTLEWVGSVPGKREYRRFVGDHVLTQQDVIEQRRFPDTIGFGGWSIDLHPAGGMYAEEDGSKHLYPAGLYHIPFRSLYSRNTGNLLFAGRDISATHVAFGTTRVMATCAVTGEAAGAAAGLCVRDGLSPRQLATDHIDLLQRTLLRNDASLLGVEWHDPADLAASAHVTASSELRTLSVRPRPGEEPSRHSLDGQDVGLVLPVQPAIESVEVLLEASEATGVRLELWSTGGGENHIPVEKLDEAVARAEAGTHWVRAPFGHKAPDGENVVLLLRRNPAAALLVVDRPGPYGVLALVSRTPRTVTGRPQSNAWSAEELRRRCPAVVVHGDSSALAAVQVTGPLQRPYHGPRMWSSQALAIDPRPWVRLDWDEVQEIGSFDIIFNDDVDIDLINLHHHRTPFPVMPELVRDYRVEALVDGAWQTVVTVEDNRERRRSHVLGERLRATALRLTVLATNGSEWATVVALRVFATEH, encoded by the coding sequence ATGCAACGGCTCTCGGTCGACACCGACGTCACCGTCGTAGGGGGAGGCCTCGCCGGTGTCGCGGCCGCCATCGGCGCGGCCCGGACCGGTGCCAGAGTGGCCCTGATCAACAACCGTCCCGTACTCGGCGGCAACGCCAGCAGCGAGGTACGGGTCTGGGTGTGCGGGGCCACCGCGCACGGCGCTCAGAAGTACGCGCGCGAGACCGGCGTCATGGGTGAACTGTTCCGTGAGAACCAGTACCGGAACCCGGAGGGCAACCCCTTCCTCTGGGACCAGGTCGTGCTCGACGCCGTCCGCGCCGAGCCGAACATCCGGCTCTACCTCAACACCGACGTGCGCGAGGTGGAGGCCGACGGCAGCGACGACCGACGGACCGTTCGCGCCGTCACCGGCTGGCAGATGGGCTCGGAGCGGATCATCCGCTTCTCCGCGCGCATGTTCGTCGACGCCACCGGAGACGGCCTGGTCGGCGCTCTTGCCGGAGCGTGGCACCGCACGGGTCGGGAGGCGGCGCACGAGTACGGCGAGGAGTGGGCACCCGACCAGCCCGACTCCGAGATGCTCGGCAGCACGATGTTCTTCTACACGAAGGACACCGGGGAGCCGGTGCGCTTCGTCCCGCCCTCCATCGCCAAGGACGTCGCCGCCACCTCGATCGTGCGCAGGCGCCCCATCAGGGCGAATGCCAACGGATGCGACTACTGGTGGATCGAGTACGGCGGAGACCGCGACGTCGTCGCCGACCACGAGGAGATCCGCGACGAACTGTGGGCCGTGATCTACGGCATCTGGGACCACATCAAGAACTCAGGGGAGTTCGACGCGGACACCCTGACCCTGGAGTGGGTCGGCTCGGTGCCGGGGAAAAGGGAGTACCGACGATTCGTGGGCGACCACGTGCTCACGCAGCAGGACGTCATCGAGCAGCGCCGGTTCCCCGACACCATCGGCTTCGGCGGCTGGTCCATCGACCTACATCCGGCAGGTGGCATGTACGCCGAGGAGGACGGTTCCAAGCACCTCTACCCGGCCGGCCTCTACCACATCCCCTTCCGCAGCCTGTACTCCCGCAACACCGGCAACCTCCTCTTCGCCGGCCGGGACATCTCGGCGACCCACGTGGCGTTCGGCACCACACGGGTGATGGCCACCTGCGCCGTGACGGGCGAGGCCGCGGGGGCCGCGGCGGGCCTCTGCGTACGGGACGGCCTGAGTCCCCGCCAGTTGGCCACGGACCACATCGATCTCCTCCAGCGGACGCTCCTGCGCAACGACGCCTCGCTGCTCGGTGTCGAATGGCACGATCCGGCCGATCTGGCCGCGTCCGCGCATGTCACCGCGTCGAGCGAACTGCGCACGCTGTCCGTACGGCCACGCCCGGGCGAGGAGCCGAGCCGCCACTCGCTGGACGGGCAGGACGTGGGACTGGTCCTCCCGGTCCAGCCGGCCATCGAGTCCGTAGAGGTGCTCCTGGAGGCGTCCGAGGCGACCGGCGTGCGGCTCGAACTGTGGTCCACGGGCGGTGGCGAGAACCACATACCGGTCGAGAAACTGGACGAGGCGGTGGCCCGTGCCGAGGCCGGCACCCACTGGGTGCGCGCGCCGTTCGGTCACAAGGCCCCCGACGGCGAGAACGTGGTCCTCCTGCTCCGGCGCAACCCCGCAGCGGCCCTCCTCGTCGTCGACCGGCCGGGGCCCTACGGCGTCCTGGCACTGGTGAGCCGTACCCCCCGGACGGTCACCGGGCGGCCGCAGTCCAACGCGTGGTCCGCGGAGGAACTGCGGCGGCGCTGCCCGGCGGTGGTGGTGCACGGCGACAGCAGCGCGCTCGCCGCGGTGCAGGTTACCGGCCCGCTGCAACGTCCGTACCACGGACCGCGCATGTGGTCGTCCCAAGCGCTCGCCATCGATCCCCGGCCGTGGGTCAGGCTCGACTGGGACGAGGTGCAGGAGATCGGCTCCTTCGACATCATCTTCAACGACGACGTCGACATCGACCTGATCAACCTCCACCACCATCGCACCCCCTTTCCCGTCATGCCCGAACTGGTCAGGGACTACCGGGTGGAGGCGTTGGTCGACGGGGCCTGGCAGACGGTCGTCACCGTCGAGGACAACCGCGAGCGGCGGCGGTCGCACGTGCTCGGGGAAAGGCTCCGGGCCACGGCCCTGCGGCTGACGGTCCTGGCCACCAACGGATCGGAGTGGGCAACGGTCGTCGCTCTGCGCGTCTTCGCCACGGAGCACTGA
- a CDS encoding carbohydrate ABC transporter permease, which translates to MKKSGPSALGVPAAARQPLRRRLTGWAFVLPFTAPFLLAVVAPILYTLGLSLFQERLIGGVSFVGLDNYRDQLSDPQFWAAVARVGLYLLIQVPLMMLLALAAALAIDSVKLYAPAIFRLGIFLPYAVPGVVATLLWGYIYGTQFGLVGDVEQYLGIALPDPLSSTLVIPSIGNIVLWLYVGYNMLVIYAALQAIPSEVFEAAKLDGARTWHVIVHVKLPAIRSTVAVTTMFSVIGGFQLFNEPNILRGLVPNVITSDFTPNMYAYSLSFAGQQYNAAATVAVIMGVVTGVFAFVVQRRGMRGVA; encoded by the coding sequence ATGAAGAAGTCGGGCCCATCAGCCCTCGGGGTGCCCGCGGCCGCGCGGCAGCCCTTGCGGCGACGGCTCACCGGGTGGGCGTTCGTCCTGCCTTTCACGGCGCCGTTCCTGCTCGCCGTCGTCGCGCCGATCCTCTACACCCTCGGTCTGAGCCTGTTCCAGGAGCGCCTCATCGGTGGAGTGTCGTTCGTGGGGTTGGACAACTATCGCGACCAGCTCAGCGATCCCCAGTTCTGGGCCGCGGTCGCCCGGGTCGGCCTCTACCTGCTGATCCAGGTGCCGCTGATGATGCTCCTGGCGCTGGCCGCGGCCCTGGCGATCGACAGCGTCAAGCTGTACGCACCGGCGATCTTCCGGCTCGGCATCTTCCTTCCCTATGCCGTGCCGGGTGTGGTGGCCACCCTGCTGTGGGGTTACATCTACGGAACCCAGTTCGGCCTGGTCGGGGACGTCGAGCAATACCTCGGCATCGCGCTGCCGGACCCCCTGTCCAGCACCCTGGTCATTCCGTCCATCGGCAACATCGTGCTGTGGCTCTACGTCGGCTACAACATGCTCGTCATCTACGCCGCGCTCCAGGCGATCCCCTCCGAGGTCTTCGAAGCGGCCAAGCTCGACGGGGCCAGGACCTGGCACGTCATCGTCCACGTCAAGCTGCCGGCCATCCGCTCCACGGTGGCGGTCACCACGATGTTCTCCGTCATCGGCGGATTCCAGCTCTTCAACGAGCCCAACATTCTGCGAGGACTGGTGCCCAACGTCATCACGAGTGACTTCACGCCCAACATGTACGCGTACAGCCTCTCCTTCGCCGGACAGCAGTACAACGCCGCCGCCACCGTCGCGGTGATCATGGGCGTCGTCACCGGCGTGTTCGCGTTCGTCGTGCAGCGGCGCGGCATGAGGGGAGTGGCGTGA